The Zobellia alginiliquefaciens genome contains a region encoding:
- a CDS encoding PIG-L family deacetylase, translating to MRYLLAFVAGILLSLNIVSAQKPVQQSTSEIYHSLEKLNFLGTALYIAAHPDDENTRLISYLSNKTKARTGYLSLTRGDGGQNLIGPELRELLGVLRTQELLAARRVDGGEQFFSRANDFGYSKHPDETLEIWNKEEVLGDVVWAIRNFKPDVIINRFDHRSPGTTHGHHTSSAMLSYEAFDLANDKSAYSQQLELTETWQPQRLFFNTSWWFYGSQEKFENADKSKMVNLDIGTYYASLGKSNNEIAALASSQHLCQGFGRLSQRGTENEYVELLKGDMPKNSNDLFEGIDTSWSRVNGGKAVGEILYAIEKDFDFSNPSKHLPQLIEAYELLQKVDDPYWKALKSLELRNIILNVGGLYLEASAETAFSNPGGKVKVKVEVVNRSSSNIVLKSISISNTGTALQPSIALKNNVKQNFEIDLEIPETTEYTSPYWLKEKGSLGMYKVDKQSLIGKPETPRAFIAEFELDFNGKSVVFEKPVIYHYAKPDKGELFQPFEILPEATASFSDKVLIFADGKSKKIPVTVKANADNIKGSLQLKHSKGWTVDVESKPFEIANKGDEQTLIFTLTPPADEDESYISPVVKLNGKEITKELVRIEYDHIPTQSVLLPSEAKVVRLNIKKSGEHIGYIVGAGDEVPESLRQIGYIVHTVAPSSIAKGSLDKYDAVVVGIRAYNVLDELKFKQRYLFDYVEKGGNLVVQYNTAGRWGDQFENLAPYPITLSRDRVTDENSEVEIVAKKNSLVNYPNKIEANDFNGWVQERGLYFPNKWSKEFTPILSMSDKGESAKKGSLLIAPYGKGNYIYTGLSFFRELPAGVPGAYKLFANMLSVEKNVKPTKLN from the coding sequence ATGCGCTATCTTTTGGCATTCGTTGCCGGAATACTCTTGTCTTTAAATATTGTCAGTGCACAGAAACCTGTGCAACAATCAACTTCCGAAATTTACCATTCCCTTGAAAAGCTGAATTTTCTGGGAACCGCACTCTATATTGCTGCACACCCAGATGACGAGAACACAAGACTTATTTCCTACCTATCCAATAAAACAAAAGCTAGGACCGGTTACTTATCTTTAACAAGAGGAGATGGCGGCCAAAATCTTATTGGGCCAGAACTTCGTGAACTTCTTGGTGTTTTGCGTACGCAAGAACTGCTGGCTGCAAGGCGTGTAGATGGTGGCGAACAATTTTTTTCGAGAGCAAATGATTTTGGGTATTCCAAACATCCGGATGAAACCTTGGAAATATGGAATAAGGAAGAGGTTTTAGGTGATGTGGTTTGGGCCATTCGTAATTTTAAACCTGATGTAATCATCAATCGTTTTGACCATAGGAGTCCAGGTACAACTCACGGGCATCATACTTCTTCTGCCATGCTAAGTTATGAAGCTTTTGATTTGGCCAATGACAAAAGCGCTTATAGCCAGCAATTAGAGCTTACCGAAACATGGCAACCACAAAGGCTATTTTTCAATACTTCTTGGTGGTTCTACGGGAGTCAGGAAAAATTTGAGAATGCCGATAAATCCAAAATGGTCAATTTAGACATCGGCACCTACTATGCTTCTTTAGGGAAATCCAATAACGAAATTGCCGCTTTAGCCAGTAGTCAGCACTTATGCCAAGGTTTTGGTCGCTTATCACAAAGAGGAACGGAAAATGAATACGTTGAGCTATTGAAAGGCGATATGCCCAAAAATTCAAATGATTTATTTGAGGGGATTGATACTTCATGGTCTCGTGTCAATGGTGGTAAAGCTGTAGGTGAGATTCTTTATGCGATTGAAAAGGATTTTGACTTCTCCAATCCTTCAAAACATTTGCCTCAATTAATAGAAGCGTATGAATTGCTTCAAAAAGTTGATGATCCCTATTGGAAAGCTTTAAAATCCCTAGAGTTAAGAAATATTATTTTAAATGTAGGAGGACTTTATCTTGAAGCATCTGCCGAAACTGCTTTTTCCAATCCTGGAGGTAAAGTAAAAGTGAAAGTTGAAGTAGTGAACCGTAGTTCTAGCAATATTGTTTTAAAATCTATTTCCATATCAAATACGGGTACAGCGCTACAACCTTCAATAGCTTTAAAAAATAATGTAAAGCAAAATTTTGAAATTGATTTAGAAATTCCTGAAACAACGGAGTACACAAGTCCGTATTGGCTCAAAGAAAAAGGGAGTTTAGGTATGTATAAAGTGGATAAACAATCCCTTATTGGCAAACCTGAAACGCCACGTGCATTCATAGCAGAATTTGAACTTGATTTCAATGGAAAATCCGTGGTTTTTGAAAAGCCCGTTATATACCACTACGCAAAACCTGATAAAGGGGAATTGTTTCAACCTTTTGAAATACTCCCAGAGGCTACTGCTAGTTTTAGTGATAAAGTATTAATATTCGCTGATGGAAAATCGAAAAAAATTCCGGTTACCGTAAAGGCCAATGCAGACAATATTAAGGGAAGTTTGCAACTGAAGCATTCCAAAGGGTGGACGGTAGATGTTGAATCAAAACCATTTGAAATTGCTAATAAAGGTGATGAACAAACTTTAATTTTCACTTTAACACCACCTGCAGACGAAGATGAAAGCTACATCTCTCCTGTTGTAAAATTAAACGGAAAAGAAATCACTAAGGAATTGGTGAGAATTGAGTATGACCATATCCCAACACAGTCCGTATTACTGCCTTCGGAGGCCAAAGTGGTTCGCCTAAATATTAAAAAATCCGGAGAACACATTGGCTATATTGTGGGTGCCGGAGATGAAGTGCCAGAAAGCTTAAGACAAATTGGCTACATTGTTCACACAGTTGCGCCTAGTAGTATTGCAAAAGGATCATTGGATAAGTATGATGCAGTAGTTGTTGGTATTAGAGCGTACAATGTATTAGATGAATTAAAATTTAAACAACGATATCTTTTCGATTATGTAGAAAAAGGTGGTAATCTTGTTGTACAGTATAATACTGCCGGCAGATGGGGAGACCAGTTTGAAAATTTGGCGCCCTACCCTATTACGTTATCCCGTGATCGAGTAACGGATGAAAATTCAGAAGTAGAAATAGTGGCCAAGAAAAATTCTTTGGTAAATTATCCGAATAAAATAGAGGCCAATGACTTTAACGGATGGGTACAAGAACGCGGACTATATTTCCCCAATAAATGGTCTAAGGAATTTACGCCTATCCTATCTATGAGTGACAAAGGAGAGTCCGCAAAAAAAGGAAGTCTTTTGATAGCCCCTTATGGAAAAGGAAATTATATATACACAGGGTTAAGTTTTTTTAGGGAACTGCCTGCTGGGGTACCTGGAGCGTACAAGCTATTTGCCAATATGCTTTCGGTAGAAAAGAACGTGAAA
- a CDS encoding mechanosensitive ion channel domain-containing protein, translating to MQEFLLSNKNEMIATAIAFCLLLILKFVTDKTIRKIGRISDIVEARTLLITKYASLLLTLIGFGVISFIWGVNFKEVGLVFSSVFAVIGVALFASWSILSNITAGAILFFSFPFKIGDRVKILDKDIESEEPFLIEDIRAFHVSLRKSNGELLVYPNNLMMQKAVTLIYNSEDTPDGSEEA from the coding sequence ATGCAAGAGTTTTTATTATCGAACAAGAACGAAATGATAGCGACCGCTATAGCATTTTGTTTGCTTCTTATACTAAAATTCGTAACGGATAAAACCATTCGCAAGATTGGTAGAATTAGTGATATTGTAGAAGCACGCACCCTTTTGATTACCAAATACGCCTCTCTGCTCCTAACTTTAATAGGGTTTGGCGTTATTTCGTTTATCTGGGGCGTAAATTTCAAAGAAGTAGGTCTCGTGTTTTCTTCGGTATTCGCAGTAATTGGCGTTGCCTTGTTTGCCAGTTGGTCTATTTTGAGCAACATTACCGCTGGTGCAATTTTATTCTTTTCATTCCCATTTAAAATAGGGGATCGCGTAAAGATTTTAGATAAGGACATAGAATCTGAAGAACCTTTTTTGATAGAGGACATTAGAGCTTTTCACGTAAGTTTAAGGAAATCCAATGGAGAGCTATTAGTATACCCAAACAATCTAATGATGCAAAAAGCGGTTACCTTAATCTATAACTCTGAAGATACACCGGACGGAAGTGAAGAGGCTTAA
- a CDS encoding septum formation inhibitor Maf codes for MKTRTKYSPSLLFFTILLAFSQSCKEVEKETAKDMALNKEKAEELPKKELSSEFKKYWYAGEAEITSYKLEQARYGEIRDGEAVLIYVTEPFLKKKQVKADGQNPDNIPVLKLNGTKNYLTGIYPYSIMTSSFYPVRDNDHALKVSFSAQEWCGQVYAQLNNRENFDVMSHSYFETEADQNFELEKATLENELWNKIRIAPESLPTGNLKIIPSLEHIRLSHRELKPYEATASLSDKNGITSYKISYPELERTLTINFTSTFPYRIESWSDTFISGFGKNAKQMTSTATKIKTLKTPYWQRNGNKHISLRDSLGL; via the coding sequence ATGAAAACCAGAACAAAATATAGTCCTTCGCTCCTGTTTTTTACTATACTGCTTGCTTTTTCCCAATCTTGTAAAGAGGTTGAAAAAGAGACCGCTAAGGACATGGCGCTTAACAAGGAAAAAGCGGAAGAGCTGCCAAAGAAGGAACTTTCGAGCGAATTCAAAAAATACTGGTACGCCGGCGAAGCAGAAATTACCTCTTACAAATTAGAACAAGCACGCTATGGAGAAATTCGCGACGGAGAAGCTGTTCTTATCTATGTCACCGAGCCTTTTCTCAAGAAGAAACAAGTAAAAGCCGATGGACAAAACCCAGACAATATACCTGTTTTAAAATTGAACGGCACTAAAAATTATCTTACGGGAATCTACCCCTATTCCATCATGACCAGTAGTTTTTATCCTGTACGCGACAATGACCACGCTCTTAAAGTCTCTTTCTCTGCACAGGAGTGGTGCGGACAGGTTTACGCTCAGCTAAACAATCGTGAAAATTTTGATGTAATGTCCCATTCATATTTTGAAACTGAAGCCGACCAAAACTTTGAATTGGAAAAAGCTACATTGGAAAATGAACTCTGGAACAAAATTAGAATTGCCCCCGAATCATTACCGACCGGTAATTTAAAAATAATACCGTCCCTAGAACATATACGATTGTCTCACAGGGAATTAAAGCCGTACGAAGCAACTGCTTCTTTAAGTGATAAAAATGGAATTACTTCTTATAAAATATCCTATCCAGAGTTAGAAAGAACGCTAACCATTAACTTCACATCTACTTTTCCTTACCGTATTGAAAGCTGGTCTGATACCTTCATTAGTGGCTTTGGTAAAAACGCCAAACAAATGACTTCAACAGCTACAAAAATTAAAACATTAAAAACACCATATTGGCAGCGGAATGGAAATAAGCATATATCTTTGCGCGATAGTTTAGGCCTATAA
- a CDS encoding Maf family nucleotide pyrophosphatase, whose product MLDLNNHSIILASGSPRRHQFLTEMGLPFEVRLKPVDEVYPPELKGSEISDYLAKLKADAFKGSLKTGEILITSDTVVWHNGLSLAKAADAEEAFSMIKALSGDWHEVITSVCFTTPSSQEVANQITKVKFRQLLDEEIYYYINTFKPYDKAGAYGIQEWIGLTGIEEIKGSYPNVVGLPTQLVYKMLSAMVK is encoded by the coding sequence ATGCTCGATTTAAACAACCATTCCATAATTCTTGCTAGTGGTTCCCCTAGAAGACATCAGTTTCTTACAGAAATGGGGCTCCCTTTTGAAGTACGCCTAAAACCTGTAGATGAAGTTTATCCTCCTGAATTAAAAGGAAGTGAAATCAGTGATTATCTTGCTAAGCTAAAAGCCGATGCTTTTAAGGGTTCTTTAAAAACAGGCGAGATCCTAATTACCTCGGACACGGTGGTTTGGCACAATGGCCTTTCATTGGCAAAAGCGGCCGACGCAGAGGAAGCCTTTAGTATGATAAAGGCCCTCTCCGGCGATTGGCATGAAGTCATAACTTCAGTTTGTTTTACAACCCCCAGCTCTCAAGAGGTTGCCAACCAAATTACCAAAGTAAAGTTCAGACAACTGCTGGATGAAGAAATATACTACTACATCAACACCTTCAAACCCTATGACAAAGCTGGTGCTTATGGCATTCAGGAATGGATTGGCCTAACCGGTATTGAAGAAATAAAAGGGTCTTACCCAAATGTTGTAGGCCTACCAACGCAATTGGTATACAAAATGTTAAGCGCCATGGTCAAGTAG
- a CDS encoding KdsC family phosphatase: MEKSYKEYLKNIDTFVFDVDGVFTDSTLIITTEGEMLRRMSVKDGYAVKTALQKGYKICIISGGTNEGVRKRLNELGVTDIYLGAHHKMDALNEYMANNNITPSTMLYMGDDIPDIPPMRTVALPTCPQNAVPEVKATSMYVSHKNGGEGCVRDVIEQVLKVKGDWMTNFSAAND, from the coding sequence ATGGAAAAGAGCTATAAAGAATACCTTAAGAACATAGATACTTTTGTTTTTGACGTGGATGGTGTTTTTACGGACAGCACCTTAATTATTACCACAGAAGGAGAAATGCTCCGTAGAATGAGCGTTAAAGATGGTTATGCCGTTAAGACTGCCCTACAGAAGGGATATAAAATCTGTATTATCTCAGGAGGAACCAACGAAGGAGTCCGTAAACGACTAAACGAACTTGGAGTTACGGACATCTATTTAGGCGCACACCATAAAATGGATGCGTTAAATGAATACATGGCCAATAACAATATCACCCCTAGCACAATGCTGTACATGGGAGATGATATTCCGGATATTCCACCAATGAGAACTGTAGCCCTACCCACATGCCCTCAAAATGCCGTTCCCGAAGTAAAAGCAACATCCATGTATGTTTCCCACAAAAATGGTGGTGAAGGTTGCGTTCGAGATGTTATAGAGCAGGTCCTAAAAGTTAAGGGAGATTGGATGACAAATTTTAGTGCTGCAAATGATTAA
- a CDS encoding Rossmann-like and DUF2520 domain-containing protein — protein MIKVSILGTGNVATHLFKAFSKSNEIEIVQVAGRNKKALLAFGQEEKTTSDFSNLKPSDIYIIALSDNSIQTVSEQIGTNRGLVVHTSGSTSMSQLSGHERHGVFYPLQTFSKEKMVDFNQVPICLEANTKEDLTLLKRLANSVSENVYEIDSKQRKSLHLSAVFVNNFTNHLYHMGAQICKENNVSFDILRPLIQETAEKIETLSPLEAQTGPAKRGDSNTISSHLEQLKNPDYKAVYELLSKSIEKTYGKEL, from the coding sequence ATGATCAAGGTTAGTATTTTAGGAACCGGCAATGTTGCAACCCACCTTTTCAAGGCTTTCTCAAAGTCTAATGAAATAGAAATAGTGCAAGTTGCAGGCCGCAATAAAAAAGCGCTTCTTGCTTTTGGGCAAGAAGAGAAAACTACTTCGGATTTCTCCAACTTAAAACCTTCAGACATATATATTATTGCTTTAAGTGACAACTCAATACAAACTGTATCAGAGCAAATTGGAACTAACAGAGGATTAGTAGTCCATACCTCGGGAAGCACCTCTATGAGTCAACTTTCCGGACATGAGAGACATGGAGTTTTCTACCCATTACAAACATTTAGCAAAGAAAAAATGGTTGATTTTAACCAGGTACCCATCTGTTTAGAAGCGAATACCAAAGAAGACCTTACGTTATTAAAAAGGCTAGCAAATAGTGTTTCTGAAAATGTGTACGAGATAGATTCCAAACAACGAAAAAGTCTTCACCTTTCCGCTGTTTTTGTCAATAATTTCACGAATCACCTTTATCATATGGGCGCTCAAATCTGTAAAGAAAACAATGTTTCTTTTGACATTCTGAGACCGCTTATTCAAGAAACCGCAGAAAAGATTGAAACCCTGTCACCTTTAGAGGCACAAACGGGCCCTGCAAAACGTGGCGATTCCAATACTATATCATCCCATTTAGAACAATTAAAAAATCCTGACTACAAAGCAGTTTACGAACTGTTAAGCAAATCAATAGAAAAAACTTATGGAAAAGAGCTATAA
- the ccsA gene encoding cytochrome c biogenesis protein CcsA — MNMLKKFFFSTRLMSVLFIVFAVAMGLGTFIESKYSTETARIWIYNTLWFEAIMVFFVINFIGNMFRYRLLRWEKWAVLTLHLSWIFIIVGAFVTRYISYEGMMPIREGKSEKVFYSDKTYLTAYVDGEINGEPKRKTLQEDLIVTAEDIKSNLPWKSDFNGQSFSIAYVDFIDGAKEGMIPDENGKTYLKIVEAGDGERHEHFLESGKVSSIHNVLFSLNYETDGAINIFEKDGAYQIKTPFEGSFMRMADQFQGQVVKDSLQEFQLRSLYSTAGMQFVIPEPVVTGSYGIVKVPKEEITDATMDALVVEISANGETVQQKLLGGRGVADFSDKVTVGGLDFSLSYGSKVYELPFSIKLNDFIAEKYPGTEQGYKSFMSKVTVEDERPFDYKIFMNNILDHRGYRFFQSSFHPDEKGTVLSVNHDQWGTRITYLGYYLLYIGLMGIMFFGKTRFKDLAVSLEKLKSKKAKLTTVLVLGMLLNVNAQEHSADDGHDHSSTTPTQSQIDSLLQTTIVSEEHAEKFGKLVIQDEGGRMKPIHTFSSELLRKLSLKDVYKDMNADQVFLSMMLSPAAWYNAKFLAVDKKGKNDSIRHVIGVPEGQKFAKATDFFDAEGNYKLQPFLAKATSTNIPNQFDTDLKDANIRLSLLDQALSGRIIKIFPLLNDENNKWISAIEYRGGQYQVSDSLYANFIKNSVPYYLMTLRKAKETGDYTNADKLLDAFKQNQLNHGKEVLPSEAKINTEVIYNKLDIFNTLYRLYAVVGVVMFFILVFQIFKDRSIWRVSVYALKGTIFILFLWHTAGLILRWYISGHAPWTNAYESILYVSWATMGMGLLFARKSNITIAASAFVASMLLTIAHWNWVDPAISNLVPVLDSYWLMVHVAVIVASYGPLSVAMILGLVSLLLMIFTNKKNKAKMDLNIKELTIINELSMTVGLVMLTIGNFLGGQWANESWGRYWGWDPKETWALISIMVYAFVLHIRLVPALRSKWTFNFLSVIAFGSIMMTYFGVNYYLVGLHSYGQSGAAAITPDYVWYIALGALILGIISYWRYRVNYVK, encoded by the coding sequence ATGAACATGCTCAAGAAATTCTTTTTCTCTACAAGATTGATGTCCGTTCTTTTTATAGTATTTGCCGTTGCCATGGGGCTGGGTACGTTTATTGAAAGTAAGTACAGTACGGAAACAGCAAGAATTTGGATTTATAATACGTTGTGGTTTGAGGCTATTATGGTGTTTTTTGTTATCAATTTTATTGGTAACATGTTCAGATATCGCCTTTTAAGGTGGGAAAAATGGGCCGTATTAACACTTCACCTTTCATGGATATTTATAATAGTTGGCGCCTTTGTTACAAGGTATATCAGTTATGAAGGTATGATGCCAATTCGTGAGGGTAAATCAGAAAAAGTATTTTATTCGGATAAAACCTATTTAACGGCCTACGTTGACGGAGAAATAAATGGAGAGCCCAAGAGAAAGACGTTACAGGAAGATTTAATTGTTACGGCAGAAGACATAAAGTCTAATTTACCTTGGAAGTCAGATTTTAATGGCCAGTCCTTTTCTATTGCTTATGTAGATTTTATTGATGGCGCAAAGGAAGGAATGATTCCTGATGAAAACGGAAAAACCTATTTAAAGATAGTTGAAGCAGGTGATGGAGAGCGTCATGAACATTTTTTAGAAAGTGGTAAAGTTTCAAGCATTCATAATGTGCTTTTTTCTTTGAACTATGAAACGGATGGTGCAATAAATATTTTTGAGAAAGACGGTGCATATCAAATAAAAACCCCTTTTGAGGGTAGTTTTATGAGAATGGCAGACCAGTTTCAAGGGCAGGTCGTTAAGGATAGCTTGCAAGAATTTCAATTGCGGTCCTTGTATTCTACAGCGGGTATGCAATTCGTTATTCCGGAGCCGGTAGTAACCGGTTCTTACGGAATAGTAAAAGTGCCAAAAGAAGAAATTACCGATGCAACTATGGATGCTTTGGTGGTTGAAATCTCAGCAAATGGCGAAACCGTTCAGCAAAAATTGTTGGGAGGAAGAGGGGTTGCTGATTTTTCGGATAAGGTAACCGTAGGCGGTCTAGATTTTAGTTTGAGTTATGGTTCCAAGGTTTATGAACTTCCTTTTAGTATTAAGTTGAATGATTTTATAGCAGAAAAATACCCTGGTACAGAGCAAGGATATAAATCTTTTATGAGTAAGGTTACCGTAGAAGATGAACGCCCGTTCGATTATAAAATCTTTATGAACAATATTTTGGATCATAGAGGGTATCGTTTCTTTCAGTCTAGTTTCCACCCAGATGAAAAAGGTACCGTTCTGTCCGTGAACCATGATCAGTGGGGTACGCGCATTACATATTTGGGGTACTATTTACTTTACATTGGTTTAATGGGTATTATGTTTTTTGGAAAAACAAGGTTTAAAGATTTAGCGGTTTCTCTGGAGAAGTTAAAAAGCAAAAAAGCAAAACTGACCACGGTTCTGGTTTTGGGAATGTTGTTGAATGTAAATGCTCAGGAACATTCAGCAGATGATGGTCATGATCATAGTAGCACCACACCTACTCAATCTCAAATAGACTCCCTTTTGCAAACTACAATTGTTTCTGAGGAGCATGCGGAGAAGTTTGGGAAACTTGTAATTCAGGATGAAGGTGGCCGTATGAAGCCTATCCATACGTTTTCATCAGAGTTGTTAAGAAAACTAAGCTTAAAGGATGTGTATAAGGATATGAATGCCGATCAGGTGTTTTTATCCATGATGTTGAGTCCGGCAGCGTGGTACAATGCAAAATTCTTGGCTGTTGATAAAAAGGGAAAGAACGATAGTATACGACACGTAATAGGTGTTCCGGAAGGACAGAAATTTGCTAAGGCTACCGACTTTTTTGATGCTGAAGGCAATTATAAATTACAACCCTTTTTAGCTAAAGCAACTTCAACCAATATTCCCAATCAGTTTGATACGGATCTAAAGGATGCCAATATTCGTTTAAGTCTATTAGATCAGGCTTTAAGTGGGCGTATCATTAAAATTTTCCCATTGTTGAATGACGAAAACAACAAATGGATATCGGCTATAGAATATAGAGGAGGGCAGTATCAGGTTTCGGATTCGCTTTACGCCAACTTTATAAAGAATTCGGTTCCCTATTATCTTATGACTTTGCGTAAAGCAAAGGAAACAGGAGACTATACTAATGCCGATAAATTGTTGGATGCTTTTAAGCAAAATCAATTGAATCATGGTAAAGAAGTACTTCCTTCTGAAGCTAAAATCAATACGGAGGTCATCTATAATAAGCTGGATATTTTCAACACATTGTATCGTCTTTATGCTGTAGTAGGGGTGGTAATGTTCTTTATTTTGGTATTCCAGATTTTTAAAGATCGTTCTATTTGGCGGGTTTCCGTGTACGCCTTAAAGGGTACTATTTTTATTCTGTTCCTATGGCATACGGCAGGTCTTATTTTACGTTGGTATATTTCAGGACATGCCCCTTGGACAAATGCCTATGAGAGTATTCTTTACGTTTCCTGGGCAACCATGGGAATGGGACTCTTGTTTGCTAGAAAAAGTAATATAACCATTGCAGCCTCGGCTTTTGTTGCGAGTATGTTGCTTACCATTGCGCATTGGAACTGGGTAGATCCTGCTATTTCTAATTTGGTGCCGGTGCTTGATAGTTATTGGCTTATGGTTCACGTTGCCGTAATCGTTGCAAGTTATGGGCCGTTATCCGTAGCTATGATTCTTGGTTTGGTTTCTTTGTTGCTTATGATTTTTACCAACAAGAAGAACAAAGCCAAAATGGATCTGAATATTAAAGAGCTGACTATTATCAATGAACTATCTATGACTGTAGGGCTTGTTATGCTCACCATTGGAAACTTCTTAGGGGGGCAATGGGCAAACGAAAGTTGGGGTAGATATTGGGGTTGGGATCCTAAAGAAACTTGGGCATTGATATCCATAATGGTGTATGCCTTTGTCCTTCACATACGTCTCGTACCCGCTTTACGAAGTAAATGGACGTTCAATTTTCTAAGTGTTATAGCTTTTGGAAGTATTATGATGACCTATTTTGGAGTGAATTATTACTTGGTAGGTCTACATAGTTACGGACAAAGTGGTGCAGCTGCAATTACTCCAGATTATGTTTGGTATATAGCTTTAGGAGCATTGATTCTTGGCATCATAAGTTACTGGAGGTATAGGGTTAATTATGTGAAGTAG
- a CDS encoding RNA polymerase sigma-70 factor, with the protein MKMITEDSAFLKGMKEDDNSSFKAIYDKYSRAMFIYAHNIIKDRAVCEDIIQEVFISLWSKRKTNKITSLKPYLFQAVKFQIFNHFRNNKLSTEDLTRLNIIDVSMNVSQKLEYSELDQIIRDHVAKLPKRCRHIFVLSRYHHKSNKEIAEELEISVQAVKNQISKALASLRNNLQLEEAIILSLLLLY; encoded by the coding sequence ATGAAGATGATAACAGAGGATTCCGCGTTCTTAAAGGGCATGAAAGAAGATGATAACTCTTCTTTCAAGGCTATTTATGACAAATATTCTCGGGCTATGTTCATATATGCGCACAACATAATTAAGGACAGGGCTGTATGTGAAGATATTATTCAAGAGGTTTTTATTTCGCTTTGGTCAAAAAGAAAAACAAATAAGATTACTTCCTTAAAACCTTACCTGTTTCAAGCTGTAAAGTTTCAGATATTCAATCATTTTAGGAACAATAAGTTATCGACGGAAGATTTAACCCGATTGAACATTATTGACGTTTCAATGAACGTATCTCAAAAACTGGAGTACTCAGAACTTGATCAAATTATACGTGATCATGTAGCTAAACTTCCAAAAAGGTGTCGTCATATTTTTGTTCTGAGCCGGTACCATCACAAATCGAACAAAGAAATTGCCGAAGAACTAGAAATATCCGTGCAAGCGGTAAAAAATCAAATTTCAAAAGCATTGGCTTCTCTTAGAAACAATCTTCAGTTAGAGGAAGCCATTATTCTTTCTCTCCTTCTTCTTTATTAA
- a CDS encoding FecR family protein, whose amino-acid sequence MNAKNAKKLFKKYLNNECSAEERELLERFLESYQGDDTEMSNFKFDNSVKQEVWQKITNETNPSKIKKVNFNLSFLRYAAIFVGVVGLMGSYFFLTQDKSEESELVVDDTAIVLKTGDNKTKEIVVGSEESIKDADGNILASQANDQMVYHGKPTTELVYNEIIIPKGKTFELLLSDGTLVHLNADTSLKYPVSFVKGVERKVFLKGEAYFEVAKDPDHQFTVVAQNMDVQVLGTHFNVSCYANEEAYTVLAEGSVAINDNRSEQIKQEPSILEPGQKAAMKEEAVVISEVDINDYLNWREGDLTFNNEPFEDIIRKIERRYGVRIQNGYTELEAVRFRGAFKNETIQDLLDTFKESAEFDYEIANNQILIKKPV is encoded by the coding sequence ATGAACGCAAAAAATGCAAAAAAGCTATTTAAGAAATACTTGAATAATGAGTGCTCTGCAGAGGAAAGAGAGTTGTTGGAGAGGTTTCTTGAATCGTATCAAGGTGATGACACTGAAATGTCAAATTTTAAGTTTGACAATTCGGTAAAGCAGGAGGTTTGGCAAAAAATCACAAATGAAACGAATCCATCCAAAATCAAGAAAGTTAATTTTAATCTTTCTTTTTTAAGGTATGCGGCCATATTTGTTGGGGTAGTGGGGCTTATGGGATCATATTTTTTTCTGACCCAAGATAAATCGGAAGAATCGGAATTGGTAGTGGATGATACCGCTATTGTGCTGAAAACCGGTGATAATAAAACAAAGGAAATCGTTGTTGGTAGTGAGGAATCCATAAAAGATGCAGATGGGAACATTTTGGCATCGCAAGCTAATGATCAAATGGTGTACCATGGCAAGCCTACTACTGAGCTTGTGTATAATGAGATAATTATTCCAAAGGGAAAGACCTTTGAATTACTACTTTCCGATGGCACATTAGTGCATTTAAATGCAGATACTTCACTCAAGTATCCCGTAAGTTTTGTGAAAGGTGTAGAGCGAAAAGTTTTTTTAAAGGGGGAGGCCTATTTTGAAGTTGCCAAGGACCCAGATCATCAATTCACCGTGGTGGCCCAGAATATGGATGTTCAGGTGCTAGGAACCCATTTTAACGTTAGTTGTTATGCGAACGAAGAAGCCTATACGGTACTTGCCGAAGGTAGTGTGGCTATAAATGATAATAGAAGTGAACAGATAAAGCAAGAACCAAGTATTCTTGAGCCTGGACAAAAAGCAGCTATGAAAGAAGAAGCTGTTGTAATCAGTGAGGTTGATATAAACGATTACCTTAATTGGCGAGAAGGTGATTTAACCTTCAACAATGAGCCTTTTGAAGATATTATACGAAAAATAGAACGTCGCTATGGTGTACGTATTCAAAATGGTTATACAGAATTGGAAGCCGTTCGGTTTAGGGGGGCTTTTAAAAATGAGACGATACAAGACTTGTTAGACACTTTCAAGGAGAGTGCAGAGTTCGATTATGAGATAGCCAATAACCAAATATTAATCAAAAAACCAGTATAA